A window of Tautonia plasticadhaerens contains these coding sequences:
- the gatB gene encoding Asp-tRNA(Asn)/Glu-tRNA(Gln) amidotransferase subunit GatB, with translation MDATATSMDYDIIIGLEIHVQLQTESKMFSGCGTEFGLPPNTQTDPVSLGLPGTLPVMNGKAFNLALKTALAFGAEVARFTKWDRKNYYYPDLPKNYQISQYDLPFSTGGGLPIPARKDGGGGGDVRLTRIHLEEDTGKMIHAAGGMSEVDLNRAGVPLLEIVTEPDLRDPADARGCLEELRLTLRYLGVSDCEMQEGSLRCDANVNLHIRTADGRTVATPIVEIKNMNSFSAVEKALHYEVERQFKDWEETGLTIEDAPKQTRGWSDAAGETKVQREKETAADYRYFPEPDLVPVEVDDAWIARLRAEIGELPMARRSRFESEYGLSAYDANVLVEQGQDVADYFDAVAREAGEAKLASNWIQQDVLREIKEKKLALADFPVGPEALSDLIKRVKRKELNTNQGREVLSRMIDTGKPADAIIAEGGYGLIGDKDELAAVVASTIEANPKALEDLAGGKKKPEAVKGWLRGQVMKQTQGKADPALVVELLEARLAELGH, from the coding sequence ATGGACGCCACCGCGACTTCCATGGACTACGACATCATCATCGGCCTCGAGATTCATGTCCAGCTGCAGACCGAGAGCAAGATGTTCTCCGGTTGCGGCACCGAGTTCGGCCTCCCTCCGAACACCCAGACCGACCCGGTCTCGCTCGGCCTGCCGGGCACGCTGCCGGTCATGAACGGCAAGGCGTTCAACCTGGCCCTGAAGACGGCGCTGGCGTTCGGCGCGGAGGTCGCCCGCTTCACGAAGTGGGATCGCAAGAACTACTACTACCCCGACCTGCCCAAGAACTACCAGATCAGCCAGTATGACCTCCCCTTCAGCACCGGAGGCGGGCTGCCGATCCCGGCCCGCAAGGACGGCGGCGGGGGCGGCGACGTCCGACTGACGCGCATCCACCTGGAGGAGGACACCGGCAAGATGATCCACGCCGCCGGCGGGATGTCCGAGGTGGACCTCAACCGCGCCGGAGTCCCGCTCCTGGAGATCGTCACCGAGCCCGACCTCCGCGACCCGGCCGACGCCAGGGGCTGCCTGGAGGAGCTGCGGCTGACGCTCCGCTACCTCGGCGTCTCCGATTGCGAGATGCAGGAGGGGAGCCTCCGGTGCGACGCCAACGTGAATCTCCACATCCGCACCGCTGACGGCAGGACGGTCGCCACGCCGATCGTCGAGATCAAGAACATGAACAGCTTCAGCGCCGTCGAGAAGGCGCTGCACTACGAGGTCGAGCGGCAGTTCAAGGACTGGGAGGAGACAGGCCTCACCATCGAGGACGCCCCCAAGCAGACGCGAGGCTGGAGCGACGCCGCCGGCGAGACGAAGGTCCAGCGGGAGAAGGAGACCGCCGCCGACTACCGCTACTTCCCCGAGCCGGACCTCGTCCCCGTCGAGGTCGACGACGCCTGGATCGCCCGGCTCCGCGCGGAAATCGGCGAGCTTCCCATGGCCCGCCGATCGCGGTTCGAGTCGGAGTACGGCCTCTCGGCCTACGACGCCAACGTCCTCGTCGAGCAGGGCCAGGACGTGGCCGACTACTTCGACGCCGTCGCCCGGGAGGCCGGCGAGGCGAAACTGGCGAGCAACTGGATCCAGCAGGACGTCCTCCGCGAGATCAAGGAGAAGAAGCTCGCCCTGGCCGACTTCCCCGTGGGCCCCGAGGCGCTCTCCGACCTCATCAAGCGGGTCAAGCGCAAGGAGCTGAACACGAATCAAGGGCGAGAGGTGCTCTCCCGGATGATCGACACCGGCAAGCCCGCCGATGCGATTATTGCCGAGGGCGGGTACGGGCTCATCGGCGACAAGGACGAACTGGCCGCGGTCGTCGCCTCGACGATCGAGGCCAATCCCAAGGCGCTCGAAGACCTCGCCGGGGGGAAGAAGAAGCCCGAGGCCGTGAAGGGCTGGCTCCGGGGCCAGGTGATGAAGCAGACCCAGGGCAAGGCCGACCCCGCCCTCGTCGTCGAGCTGCTCGAGGCCCGGCTCGCCGAGCTGGGCCACTGA
- the gatC gene encoding Asp-tRNA(Asn)/Glu-tRNA(Gln) amidotransferase subunit GatC: MNLSAEEIAKVALLARLRIGPEELETYTDQINEIIHYVEQLQQVDVSGVEPLAHGVEVRNVFREDRRTDPLPREEALSNAPRRNHEAFLVPAVLQ; encoded by the coding sequence ATGAACCTCAGTGCCGAGGAGATCGCCAAGGTCGCCCTGCTTGCCCGCCTCCGCATCGGTCCGGAGGAGCTGGAAACCTACACCGATCAGATCAACGAAATCATCCATTACGTCGAGCAGCTCCAGCAGGTCGACGTCTCCGGTGTGGAACCGCTGGCCCACGGGGTCGAGGTCCGGAACGTCTTCCGGGAGGACCGTCGGACCGACCCCCTCCCCCGGGAAGAGGCGCTGTCCAACGCCCCGAGGCGAAACCACGAGGCATTCCTCGTGCCCGCCGTGCTCCAGTGA
- the prfA gene encoding peptide chain release factor 1, which produces MFEKLQSDYRRFLEVDSALLDPHVSSDPVRVSALAKERGTLAKSAVPYGRYLDLGQQIAEAEAMAVEESDPDMRAYAEAELEALRARREELAETLRNLLYDRAAGADRSGLIMEIRAGTGGDEAALFARDLLEMYRRYCESKRWSFEVLDLTPTELGGAKEVSFAINGDGAFRHLQFESGGHRVQRVPETEAQGRIHTSAATVAVLPEPEEVEVDIRSEDIETDVMRAGGPGGQHQNKTESAVRLTHRPSGIVVVCRDERSQHKNRAKALRLLRSRLFDRMQEAAAAERAEQRRTLIGSGDRSQRIRTYNFPQNRVTDHRINLTLYSLDRIILGDLDPLTDAMIHHDRREQLGEL; this is translated from the coding sequence GTGTTCGAGAAACTCCAGTCCGACTACCGCCGGTTCCTCGAGGTCGACTCGGCCCTGCTCGACCCGCACGTGTCGTCGGACCCCGTACGGGTCTCGGCTTTGGCGAAGGAACGAGGGACCCTGGCGAAATCGGCCGTCCCCTACGGGCGTTACCTCGATCTCGGGCAGCAGATCGCCGAGGCCGAGGCGATGGCGGTCGAGGAGTCCGACCCCGACATGAGGGCCTACGCCGAGGCCGAGCTGGAAGCGCTCCGCGCTCGCCGCGAGGAGCTGGCCGAGACCCTCCGGAACCTGCTGTACGACCGGGCGGCCGGGGCCGACCGGTCGGGTCTCATCATGGAGATTCGGGCCGGCACCGGCGGCGACGAGGCGGCCCTCTTCGCCAGGGATCTCCTCGAAATGTACCGCCGGTACTGCGAGTCCAAGCGCTGGTCCTTCGAGGTCCTGGATCTGACCCCGACCGAGCTGGGCGGTGCGAAAGAGGTCAGTTTCGCCATCAACGGCGACGGGGCCTTCCGCCACCTCCAGTTCGAGAGCGGCGGCCACCGGGTCCAGCGGGTGCCGGAGACCGAGGCCCAGGGGCGGATCCATACCTCGGCCGCCACCGTCGCCGTCCTGCCGGAGCCGGAAGAGGTCGAGGTCGACATCCGATCAGAGGACATCGAAACCGACGTGATGCGTGCCGGGGGCCCGGGTGGCCAGCACCAGAACAAGACCGAGAGTGCCGTCCGGCTGACCCACCGGCCCAGCGGCATCGTCGTGGTCTGCCGCGACGAACGAAGCCAGCACAAGAATCGGGCCAAGGCCCTCCGGTTGCTTCGCTCCCGGCTGTTCGACCGGATGCAGGAGGCCGCCGCCGCCGAGCGGGCCGAGCAGCGTCGGACCCTGATCGGCTCCGGCGACCGATCCCAGCGCATCCGGACCTACAACTTCCCGCAGAACCGGGTGACGGATCACCGGATCAACCTGACGCTCTACAGCCTCGACCGGATCATCCTCGGCGACCTCGACCCCCTCACCGACGCGATGATCCACCACGACCGCCGAGAGCAACTCGGGGAGCTCTGA
- the prmC gene encoding peptide chain release factor N(5)-glutamine methyltransferase, with protein sequence MPDRDEPWTILRLLNWTQSYLRDKGSESPRLDAEVLLSHVLQTDRVKLYTQYAQEVGSTDRASYRELIRKRAEGSPVAYLVGRKEFFSLPLSVSPGVLIPRPDTEFAVVECLDVLKGRAEPLVVDVGTGSGAIALAVAHQRIDARLVAIDLSPDALAVARSNAERHRLSDRVEFVEGDLLAPVADRGPFDVIISNPPYIPTGVIPTLDAGVREFEPHLALDGGEDGLRVVSRLIEQAAPLLKPGGHLILEIGSDQEQPVRDLLGSFPELEPAPTVRDGAGHPRVIRARRRDG encoded by the coding sequence GTGCCCGACCGAGACGAGCCCTGGACGATCCTCAGGCTCCTGAACTGGACGCAGTCCTACCTCCGTGACAAGGGGTCCGAGAGCCCCCGGCTCGATGCCGAGGTGCTGCTCTCCCACGTCCTGCAGACCGACCGCGTTAAGCTCTACACGCAATACGCCCAGGAAGTGGGATCCACCGACCGTGCCTCCTACCGTGAGCTGATCCGGAAGCGGGCCGAAGGGTCGCCGGTCGCCTACCTCGTCGGCCGCAAGGAGTTCTTCTCCCTGCCCCTGTCCGTCTCCCCTGGCGTCCTGATCCCCCGTCCCGACACCGAGTTCGCGGTGGTCGAGTGCCTCGATGTACTCAAGGGCCGGGCCGAGCCCCTGGTGGTCGACGTCGGCACCGGCTCCGGGGCGATCGCGTTGGCGGTCGCCCACCAGCGGATCGACGCCCGGCTGGTGGCCATCGATCTCAGCCCGGACGCCCTGGCCGTCGCCCGGTCCAACGCCGAGCGACACCGCCTCTCCGATCGCGTCGAGTTCGTCGAGGGGGATCTCCTCGCCCCGGTGGCCGACCGAGGCCCGTTCGACGTGATCATCTCGAACCCGCCGTATATCCCGACGGGCGTGATCCCGACCCTCGACGCCGGTGTCCGCGAGTTCGAGCCGCACCTCGCCCTCGATGGCGGCGAGGACGGCCTCCGGGTCGTCTCCCGGCTGATCGAGCAGGCGGCACCCCTGCTGAAGCCGGGGGGCCACCTCATCCTGGAAATCGGATCGGATCAGGAGCAGCCCGTCCGGGATCTGCTCGGGTCCTTTCCCGAGTTGGAACCGGCACCCACCGTCCGGGACGGCGCCGGACACCCCAGGGTCATCCGAGCCCGTCGTCGCGACGGATGA
- a CDS encoding bifunctional UDP-N-acetylglucosamine diphosphorylase/glucosamine-1-phosphate N-acetyltransferase GlmU has product MSGAIMQGPVAIILAAGQGKRMRSDRAKVLHEVCGQPMIRYVVDAARGAGAKSIIVVVGFGADQVRTALADEPDVHFVTQHRQLGTGDAVIACRPLLDGYRGPALVLVGDEPLLRAGPLGDLLQRQQFEQLDCLMGTAVVPDPSGFGRILRDSAGRFLRIVEQRDCTPEEAAIREINPSCYVFELPILWDALGRLDTSNAQGEYYLTDAPELLIQMDRSVSAVPVLDAEDVLGVNTREHLAEAHVVMQRRIQSRLMDDGVSIVDPRNTSIDGRAEIGPETTIYPFTVISGRVRIGRGCRVGPFSHLRDGTVLEDGAEAGAFVEVSQSTLEPGSRARHLAYLGNARVGEGANIGAGTITANFDGRVKAQTLIEPGAFIGSGAVLIAPVTIGRGATVGAGAVVPKGKDVAPGQTVVGVPARPIGESE; this is encoded by the coding sequence ATGAGCGGAGCAATCATGCAGGGTCCGGTGGCAATCATCCTGGCGGCCGGTCAGGGGAAGCGGATGCGGTCGGATCGGGCCAAGGTCCTGCACGAGGTCTGCGGCCAGCCGATGATCCGATACGTCGTCGACGCGGCCCGGGGAGCGGGGGCGAAGTCGATCATCGTCGTGGTCGGCTTCGGCGCCGATCAGGTCCGGACCGCCCTCGCCGACGAGCCCGACGTCCATTTCGTGACCCAGCATCGGCAACTCGGCACCGGAGACGCGGTGATCGCCTGCCGCCCGCTTCTGGACGGCTATCGGGGGCCGGCCCTCGTGCTCGTCGGGGACGAGCCACTGCTGAGGGCCGGTCCGCTCGGCGACCTGCTCCAGCGTCAGCAGTTCGAGCAGCTCGATTGCCTGATGGGCACCGCCGTCGTGCCCGACCCCTCCGGATTCGGCCGCATCCTCCGGGACTCCGCCGGGCGGTTCCTGCGGATCGTCGAGCAGCGGGACTGCACCCCCGAAGAAGCCGCGATCCGGGAGATCAACCCGAGCTGCTACGTCTTCGAGCTGCCGATCCTCTGGGATGCGCTCGGCCGCCTCGACACGTCCAACGCCCAGGGCGAATATTACTTGACCGACGCCCCCGAATTGCTCATCCAGATGGACCGGAGCGTCTCAGCCGTGCCGGTGCTCGACGCCGAGGACGTGCTCGGCGTGAACACCAGGGAGCACCTGGCCGAGGCCCACGTCGTGATGCAGCGACGGATCCAGTCCAGGCTGATGGACGATGGGGTCAGCATCGTCGACCCCAGGAACACCTCGATCGACGGCCGCGCGGAAATCGGCCCCGAGACGACGATCTACCCCTTCACGGTCATCAGCGGCCGGGTGAGGATCGGCCGGGGATGCAGGGTCGGGCCGTTCTCGCATCTGAGGGACGGCACCGTGCTGGAGGACGGCGCGGAGGCGGGCGCGTTCGTCGAGGTGAGCCAATCGACCCTCGAGCCCGGCTCCCGGGCCAGACACCTGGCCTACCTGGGGAACGCGCGGGTCGGCGAGGGTGCGAACATCGGCGCCGGCACGATCACGGCGAACTTCGACGGGCGGGTCAAGGCGCAGACCCTGATCGAGCCCGGTGCCTTCATCGGCTCCGGTGCGGTCCTGATCGCCCCGGTCACCATCGGCCGGGGGGCGACGGTCGGCGCCGGGGCGGTCGTACCCAAGGGGAAGGACGTGGCACCCGGCCAGACCGTGGTCGGCGTCCCGGCCCGGCCGATCGGGGAGTCGGAATAG
- a CDS encoding type B 50S ribosomal protein L31, producing MKEGIHPNYRPVVFHDASSGFEIITRSTIKTNQKVTKDGVEYPLVTVDVSSASHPFYTGKTKFVDAAGRVDKFNRKFQGKYGKAKKKEEPEDAEA from the coding sequence ATGAAAGAAGGCATCCACCCCAACTACCGCCCGGTCGTCTTCCACGACGCCTCGAGCGGGTTCGAAATCATCACTCGATCGACCATCAAGACCAACCAGAAGGTCACCAAGGACGGCGTCGAGTACCCGCTGGTCACGGTCGACGTCTCCAGCGCCTCTCACCCGTTCTACACCGGCAAGACGAAATTCGTGGACGCCGCCGGCCGGGTCGACAAGTTCAATCGCAAGTTCCAGGGCAAGTACGGCAAGGCCAAGAAGAAGGAAGAGCCCGAGGACGCCGAGGCCTGA
- a CDS encoding pyridoxamine 5'-phosphate oxidase family protein has protein sequence MATERTRNEDVRRLGELIADLGVAMMTTVEPDGTLRSRPMQTHVDGEFDGTLWFFTREHSTKVFDIGRDRHVNLGFACPKSEKYVSIAGKARLVQDRQRAERMWTPAYEAWFPKGLDDPELALIRVEADKGEFWDTAPGAVVHAVGYLKAKLTGESHKPADHEKVDL, from the coding sequence ATGGCCACGGAGCGAACCCGAAACGAGGACGTCCGGAGGCTCGGCGAGCTGATCGCCGACCTCGGCGTCGCGATGATGACGACGGTCGAGCCGGATGGCACTCTCCGGAGCCGACCGATGCAGACTCACGTGGACGGCGAGTTCGACGGGACCCTCTGGTTCTTCACCCGAGAGCACTCGACCAAGGTCTTCGACATCGGTCGGGATCGGCACGTGAACCTGGGCTTCGCCTGCCCGAAGTCCGAGAAGTACGTTTCCATCGCCGGCAAGGCCCGCCTCGTGCAGGATCGCCAGCGGGCCGAGCGGATGTGGACCCCGGCCTACGAGGCGTGGTTCCCGAAGGGGCTGGATGATCCCGAGTTGGCCCTGATCCGGGTCGAGGCCGACAAGGGGGAGTTCTGGGATACCGCCCCCGGCGCGGTCGTCCACGCCGTCGGCTATCTCAAGGCGAAGTTGACGGGCGAGTCGCACAAGCCGGCCGATCACGAGAAAGTCGACCTTTGA
- a CDS encoding TlpA family protein disulfide reductase, with amino-acid sequence MIRPAPALTSWLLAALAAGGLGLIGCADQAGEEIEGTPEEVLSPEFPDATQGDTPIESEATVIEGDDEPFVEPPAEPGLEPDPLPVPTTEPGASDAASAGEDSGRAVPEDDELPAVTHDELLARIAENDSKVTLVDCWASWCDPCKENFPHVIDMAGAYADRGLKVIALSFDSGTEVEDIDQAQIAEAKKFLAGLDVSRVENLRHGQLLGESFEAFNITTIPAVFLYDAEGNEVARFTYDDPENQFTYDMVETKVAELLGVEPAGVVEPSE; translated from the coding sequence ATGATCCGTCCCGCCCCCGCCTTGACCTCCTGGTTGCTCGCGGCCCTCGCGGCCGGCGGCCTGGGCCTGATCGGCTGCGCCGACCAAGCCGGAGAAGAAATCGAGGGCACACCCGAAGAGGTGCTCAGCCCCGAGTTCCCTGACGCCACTCAGGGTGATACCCCGATCGAATCGGAGGCGACCGTGATCGAGGGGGACGATGAGCCCTTCGTCGAACCGCCCGCGGAGCCTGGGCTCGAACCCGATCCGCTCCCCGTGCCGACGACCGAACCGGGGGCGAGCGACGCCGCGTCGGCCGGCGAGGACTCGGGACGGGCCGTGCCCGAAGACGACGAACTGCCGGCCGTGACCCACGATGAGCTCCTCGCTCGGATCGCGGAGAATGACTCCAAGGTGACCCTCGTCGACTGCTGGGCCAGCTGGTGCGACCCGTGCAAGGAGAACTTCCCCCACGTGATCGACATGGCCGGCGCGTACGCCGATCGGGGGCTGAAGGTCATCGCCCTGTCCTTCGATTCCGGCACCGAGGTCGAGGACATTGACCAGGCCCAGATCGCCGAGGCCAAGAAGTTCCTGGCCGGGCTGGACGTCTCCCGGGTCGAGAACCTCCGCCACGGCCAACTGCTCGGCGAATCGTTCGAGGCGTTCAACATCACCACCATCCCCGCCGTCTTCCTCTACGATGCCGAAGGGAATGAAGTCGCCCGCTTCACCTACGACGATCCGGAGAACCAGTTCACCTACGACATGGTCGAGACCAAGGTCGCCGAGCTCCTCGGCGTCGAGCCCGCGGGGGTGGTCGAGCCGTCCGAGTAA
- the gatA gene encoding Asp-tRNA(Asn)/Glu-tRNA(Gln) amidotransferase subunit GatA, with protein sequence MDPLGATISGLLDGYSSGSFSSEEAVRGFVDRVVAYNARLNALLDFDPEPALEQARAIDARRRSGEPLGPLAGVPIAIKDNICRRGEPTTCCSRMLSNYRPPFDAAVIGKLREADAILLGRLNMDEFAMGSSNETSAYGPARNPWDTDRSPGGSSGGAASAVAASLAPTALGSDTGGSIRQPAALTGTVGLKPTYGRVSRYGLVAFASSLDQIGPFGREVADVARVLSVIAGQDPRDATSVDLPVPDYLTAIESKGERPLRVGIAREFFGEGLDPEIESAVREASRIFESEGATVSKISLPNTTQAIPAYYIVAPAEASSNLARYDGTIFGHRAEDFGPKSEVEKDLPALIRMMMASRAEGFGPEVTRRIMLGTFVLSAGYADQYYVRALKVRRLIRDDYDRAFRDVDVILGPTSPVPAFKVGEKISDPLAMYLLDVYTGPANLAGIPGISLPGGLTKSGLPIGIQLQAPAFAEETLLRAARTFERATDWNTKRPTLD encoded by the coding sequence ATGGACCCGCTGGGCGCGACGATTTCCGGCTTGCTGGACGGCTATTCCTCGGGCTCCTTCTCGAGCGAGGAGGCCGTTCGGGGCTTCGTCGATCGCGTCGTCGCCTACAACGCCCGGCTCAATGCCTTGCTCGACTTCGACCCCGAGCCCGCCCTGGAGCAGGCCCGGGCGATCGACGCCCGCCGTAGGTCCGGCGAGCCGCTCGGCCCACTCGCCGGCGTGCCGATCGCCATCAAAGACAATATCTGTCGCCGGGGGGAGCCGACCACCTGCTGCAGCCGGATGCTCTCGAACTACCGGCCGCCGTTCGACGCCGCCGTGATCGGCAAGCTCCGGGAGGCCGACGCCATCCTGCTCGGCCGCCTGAACATGGACGAGTTCGCGATGGGCTCGTCCAACGAGACCAGTGCCTACGGCCCGGCCCGCAACCCCTGGGACACCGACCGGTCGCCGGGCGGCTCCTCCGGCGGGGCCGCCTCGGCCGTGGCCGCCTCGCTCGCCCCGACGGCATTGGGGAGCGACACCGGCGGCTCGATCCGGCAGCCCGCGGCGTTGACGGGCACTGTTGGCCTGAAGCCCACGTATGGGCGGGTCAGCCGCTACGGCCTCGTCGCCTTCGCCAGCTCGCTCGACCAGATCGGCCCGTTCGGTCGCGAAGTGGCCGACGTCGCCCGGGTCCTCTCGGTCATCGCCGGGCAGGATCCGAGGGACGCGACCAGCGTCGACCTCCCGGTGCCCGATTACCTCACCGCCATCGAGTCGAAGGGCGAACGCCCGCTCCGGGTCGGCATCGCCCGGGAATTCTTCGGCGAAGGCCTGGACCCGGAGATCGAGTCGGCCGTCCGGGAGGCCTCCCGGATTTTCGAGTCCGAAGGGGCGACCGTCTCCAAGATCTCCCTCCCCAACACCACGCAGGCCATCCCCGCCTATTACATCGTTGCCCCGGCAGAGGCCTCCAGCAACCTCGCCCGATATGACGGGACCATCTTCGGCCACCGAGCCGAGGACTTCGGACCGAAGTCCGAGGTCGAGAAGGATCTCCCCGCCCTGATCCGCATGATGATGGCCTCCCGGGCCGAAGGGTTCGGACCCGAGGTGACCCGACGGATCATGCTCGGCACGTTCGTCCTCTCCGCCGGGTACGCCGATCAATATTATGTCCGGGCGTTGAAGGTCCGCCGCCTGATCCGTGACGACTACGACCGTGCATTCCGTGACGTCGACGTGATCCTCGGCCCGACCAGCCCGGTCCCCGCCTTCAAGGTCGGGGAGAAGATCAGCGACCCGCTGGCGATGTACCTGCTCGACGTCTACACCGGCCCGGCCAACCTCGCCGGCATCCCCGGGATCAGCCTCCCGGGCGGCCTGACCAAGTCCGGCCTGCCGATCGGCATCCAGCTCCAGGCCCCCGCCTTCGCCGAGGAGACCCTCCTCCGCGCCGCCCGGACCTTCGAGCGTGCCACCGACTGGAACACCAAGCGACCGACGCTGGACTGA
- a CDS encoding phosphotriesterase family protein, translating to MNRREWLRATTASASLPLLTWEPAEAEAPPMVMTVLGPINPADLGTTLPHEHIILDTANPAIVSPERYDEEEVVDVVLPHLEVIRGLGCDALCDCTPAYLGRDPSLLARLSQATGLHILTNTGYYNAAGGKHLPDHARDESAERLAERWAEEWERGIAGSGIKPGFIKIGVDAGPLPGLSRKLVRATARTHLRTGLVIACHCGDGRAAREGIEILRAEGVDPSAFIWVHAQNEKDADLHAEAAGLGAWIEFDAIGPSSIEEHVSFVRRMKDRGQLGRVLLSHDAGWYQVGEPGGGPFRPYDTLFEQFLPALQDAGFSEGERTRLTVSNPAEAFSIRVRPAR from the coding sequence ATGAACCGTCGCGAATGGCTCCGGGCCACCACCGCCTCGGCCTCGCTGCCCCTCCTGACTTGGGAGCCGGCCGAGGCCGAGGCCCCTCCGATGGTCATGACCGTGCTCGGCCCGATCAACCCGGCCGACCTGGGCACGACGCTCCCCCACGAGCACATCATCCTCGACACCGCCAATCCGGCGATCGTGTCGCCTGAGCGATACGACGAAGAGGAGGTGGTCGACGTCGTCCTCCCCCACCTGGAGGTCATCCGGGGGCTCGGCTGTGACGCACTCTGCGACTGCACGCCGGCATACCTCGGCCGCGACCCATCCCTGCTGGCCAGGCTGTCCCAGGCGACCGGCCTCCACATCCTCACGAACACCGGGTATTACAACGCCGCAGGCGGCAAGCATCTTCCCGACCACGCCCGCGACGAGTCGGCCGAACGACTGGCCGAACGATGGGCCGAGGAATGGGAACGCGGGATCGCCGGATCGGGGATCAAGCCGGGATTCATCAAGATTGGTGTGGATGCCGGCCCCCTCCCGGGACTCAGCCGGAAGCTCGTGCGGGCCACCGCGAGGACGCACCTCCGGACCGGCCTGGTGATCGCGTGCCACTGCGGTGACGGTCGAGCCGCGAGGGAGGGCATCGAAATCCTTCGGGCCGAAGGGGTCGACCCCTCGGCGTTCATCTGGGTCCACGCCCAGAACGAAAAGGACGCCGACCTCCACGCCGAGGCGGCCGGCCTCGGTGCCTGGATCGAGTTCGACGCCATCGGGCCGTCGAGCATCGAGGAACACGTCTCGTTCGTCCGACGGATGAAGGATCGCGGACAACTGGGTCGAGTCCTGCTGTCCCACGACGCGGGCTGGTATCAGGTCGGCGAGCCGGGAGGAGGACCGTTCCGGCCCTACGACACCCTCTTCGAACAGTTCCTGCCCGCCTTGCAAGACGCCG
- a CDS encoding sugar phosphate isomerase/epimerase family protein — protein sequence MTNRRSFLRSSGLGLAASLASGIRPSASLAAQETTAGPPIRKAIKIGMAPRDLPLVERFKLIKVCGFDGVDMDSPNDLPREEVIRARDESGLIIHGCVCSTHWSSPLSHPDPEVRAKTVSGMTTALEDCKAYGGTTVLLVPAVVNESISYADAYDRSQAEVRSLLPKAEELGITVAFENVWNNFLLSPLEFARYIDEFESDRVGAYFDIGNVVRFGWPEQWVRILGDRIVKLDVKEYSRDIQMNEGLAKGFNVPLGEGSVDWPAVVQAIDEIGYRGWATAELRGGDADYLEDVATRMDRCFGMG from the coding sequence ATGACCAACCGACGCTCGTTCCTCCGCTCGTCCGGCCTCGGCCTGGCCGCCTCGCTGGCCTCCGGCATCCGGCCCTCGGCCTCCCTGGCCGCGCAGGAGACCACCGCCGGCCCCCCGATCCGCAAGGCGATCAAGATCGGCATGGCGCCCCGAGACCTGCCGCTGGTCGAGCGGTTCAAGCTGATCAAGGTGTGCGGCTTCGACGGCGTCGACATGGACAGCCCGAACGACCTGCCGCGTGAAGAGGTGATCCGCGCCCGGGACGAATCCGGACTGATCATCCACGGCTGCGTCTGCTCGACGCACTGGTCCAGCCCGCTCTCCCACCCCGATCCCGAGGTCCGCGCGAAGACCGTCTCCGGCATGACGACCGCTCTGGAAGACTGCAAGGCCTACGGCGGGACGACCGTCCTGCTCGTCCCGGCCGTCGTGAACGAGTCGATCTCCTACGCCGACGCCTACGACCGCTCCCAGGCCGAAGTCCGCTCGCTGCTGCCGAAGGCCGAGGAATTGGGCATCACCGTCGCCTTCGAGAACGTCTGGAATAATTTCCTGCTCAGCCCGCTGGAGTTCGCCCGTTACATCGACGAGTTCGAGAGTGATCGCGTCGGCGCCTACTTCGATATCGGCAACGTCGTCCGCTTCGGCTGGCCCGAGCAATGGGTCCGAATCCTCGGCGACCGGATCGTCAAGCTCGACGTCAAGGAGTACAGCCGGGACATCCAGATGAACGAGGGCCTGGCCAAGGGCTTCAACGTCCCGCTCGGCGAGGGCTCGGTCGATTGGCCGGCCGTCGTCCAGGCGATCGACGAGATCGGCTATCGGGGCTGGGCCACGGCCGAACTGCGAGGCGGCGACGCCGACTACCTCGAGGACGTGGCCACCCGGATGGACCGTTGCTTCGGCATGGGCTGA